A stretch of the Neisseria sp. DTU_2020_1000833_1_SI_GRL_NUU_006 genome encodes the following:
- the rfaE2 gene encoding D-glycero-beta-D-manno-heptose 1-phosphate adenylyltransferase — protein MMSDWSLPDFERKICPPEELAQRLHTLPRPLVFTNGCFDILHRGHVTYLAQARSAGAALVLALNTDASVRRLGKGDDRPVNPLENRAAVAAALASVDLVTWFDEDTPAELIEQIKPDILIKGGDWPVEKIVGAQETLARGGKVFSIPFLHQTSTTKTLEKIRAAEDGK, from the coding sequence ATTATGTCTGACTGGTCCCTCCCCGATTTCGAACGCAAAATCTGCCCGCCCGAAGAATTGGCGCAACGTCTGCACACGCTTCCCCGCCCGCTGGTGTTTACCAACGGCTGTTTCGATATTCTGCACAGGGGGCATGTTACCTATCTGGCGCAGGCTCGGTCGGCGGGGGCGGCGTTGGTGCTGGCTTTGAACACGGATGCGTCCGTGCGCCGTTTGGGCAAGGGGGACGACCGCCCCGTCAATCCGCTGGAAAACCGCGCGGCGGTAGCGGCGGCATTGGCAAGCGTGGATTTGGTCACTTGGTTTGACGAAGACACGCCCGCCGAGTTGATCGAGCAAATCAAACCCGACATCCTGATTAAAGGCGGCGACTGGCCGGTCGAAAAAATCGTCGGCGCGCAAGAAACGCTGGCGCGCGGCGGCAAAGTGTTTTCCATTCCGTTCCTGCACCAGACTTCCACCACGAAAACGCTGGAGAAAATCCGCGCAGCCGAGGACGGCAAATGA
- a CDS encoding bifunctional biotin--[acetyl-CoA-carboxylase] ligase/type III pantothenate kinase, which yields MTALKLPHSRVLAELADGLPQHVSHLARIAGVKPHQLNGFWQQMPAHIRGLLRQHDGQWRLVRPLALFDEEALQRLGAERGFQTTLKHECTSSNDEILNLARTSPEQAHKSLCVAHLQTKGRGRQGRKWTHRLGECLMFSFGWVFDKPQHELGSLAPAVALACRRALAASGLDIQIKWPNDLVAGRDKLGGILIETVRNEGKTAAVIGIGINFVLPKEVENAASVQALFHNAQLARGATAVHCIPVSTLLDKLLGELNAVLMQYAQDGFAPFLEEYQTAHRDHGRPVLLLRDGQTVNEGTVLNVDAQGALHLMTSAGEQTVVSGEISLRPDDTPRTAAPRPPERLLLLDGGNSQLKWAWVENGVFNEVTRAPYRDLSKLGEEWAARSDDRTRIVGCAVCGDLKKALVEAHLTAPVRWLPSMPQALGIRNHYRNPAEHGSDRWFNALGSRRFSQNACVVVSCGTAVTTDALTEDNHYLGGTIMPGFHLMKEALAAKTANLDRPAGKVYPFPTTTPNAITSGMMDAVCGAVIMMHGRLQQKTGEGKPVDVIITGGGASKVVNALPKQFVLDNTVKIVDNLVIYGLLNWVAQEQEQPDKLPE from the coding sequence ATGACCGCGCTGAAACTGCCGCACAGTCGGGTTTTGGCGGAACTCGCCGACGGTCTGCCGCAACACGTTTCCCATCTCGCGCGTATCGCGGGCGTGAAGCCGCACCAGCTCAACGGCTTTTGGCAACAGATGCCCGCGCACATCCGCGGACTGCTGCGCCAGCACGACGGGCAATGGCGGCTCGTGCGCCCGCTTGCTTTGTTTGATGAAGAAGCCTTGCAGCGCTTGGGCGCGGAACGCGGTTTTCAGACGACCTTAAAACACGAATGCACGTCCAGCAACGACGAAATCCTGAATCTGGCGCGCACTTCGCCCGAACAAGCCCATAAATCGCTCTGCGTCGCGCATCTGCAAACCAAAGGCCGCGGGCGGCAGGGACGCAAGTGGACACACCGGCTGGGCGAATGCCTGATGTTCAGCTTCGGCTGGGTATTCGACAAACCGCAGCACGAACTCGGCTCGCTCGCCCCCGCCGTCGCGCTCGCCTGCCGCCGCGCCTTGGCAGCATCAGGTTTGGACATACAAATCAAGTGGCCGAACGATTTGGTCGCCGGCAGGGACAAACTCGGCGGCATCCTGATCGAAACCGTCCGCAACGAAGGCAAAACCGCCGCCGTCATCGGCATAGGCATCAATTTCGTCCTGCCCAAAGAAGTCGAAAACGCCGCCTCCGTCCAAGCCCTTTTCCACAACGCGCAGCTTGCCCGCGGCGCAACCGCCGTACACTGCATTCCCGTCTCAACGCTGTTGGACAAATTGTTGGGCGAACTCAATGCCGTCCTGATGCAATACGCGCAAGACGGGTTCGCCCCCTTCCTCGAAGAATACCAAACCGCCCACCGCGACCACGGCAGACCCGTCCTGCTCCTGCGCGACGGGCAGACCGTAAACGAAGGCACCGTACTTAACGTCGATGCACAAGGCGCGTTACACTTGATGACATCGGCAGGCGAACAAACCGTCGTCAGCGGCGAAATCAGTCTGCGCCCCGACGACACGCCCCGCACCGCCGCGCCGCGCCCGCCCGAACGCCTCCTCCTGCTCGACGGCGGCAACAGCCAGCTCAAATGGGCATGGGTGGAAAACGGCGTGTTCAACGAAGTCACCCGCGCGCCCTACCGCGATTTGAGCAAGCTCGGCGAAGAATGGGCAGCGCGTTCAGACGACCGCACCCGTATCGTCGGCTGCGCCGTGTGCGGCGACCTCAAAAAAGCCCTGGTCGAAGCCCACCTGACCGCGCCCGTCCGCTGGCTGCCCTCCATGCCGCAGGCGCTCGGCATCCGCAACCACTACCGCAACCCCGCCGAACACGGCTCCGACCGCTGGTTCAACGCCTTGGGCAGCCGCCGTTTCAGCCAAAACGCCTGCGTCGTCGTCAGCTGCGGCACCGCCGTAACCACCGACGCGCTCACCGAAGACAACCATTACCTCGGCGGCACCATCATGCCCGGCTTCCACCTTATGAAAGAAGCCCTTGCCGCCAAAACCGCCAACCTCGACCGCCCCGCCGGTAAAGTGTACCCCTTCCCCACCACCACGCCCAACGCCATCACCAGCGGCATGATGGATGCCGTTTGCGGAGCCGTCATCATGATGCACGGGCGACTGCAACAAAAAACAGGCGAAGGCAAACCCGTCGACGTCATCATCACCGGCGGCGGCGCAAGCAAAGTCGTCAACGCCCTGCCCAAGCAGTTTGTTTTGGACAATACAGTAAAAATTGTAGATAATCTCGTCATTTACGGCTTATTGAACTGGGTCGCGCAAGAGCAGGAACAGCCTGATAAATTGCCCGAATAA
- a CDS encoding cell division protein has product MKWLFAALVALNIIVFGGMITHRLNNAKSPNAAPVEGGAHELAQPESLRPQQAPAPADNAQPDWLQTDETQADLPEPESEEAIAERKKKEEEEQARREKEKKEREEKARREKEKAAAENTNPAAAANENPAAKNASAARQCTSNASVTLDEDDYHRIKGLLTRWPHAASRTVEKRGASKDHAAKTFRVVLPADSEAMNRLEALGNKGFNGTLHNGEISLGVMKSRSSAQVLISRLSAAGFGGARIVEQDDKGNAADSTLSVSRMTVIFMSVDEKDAQEIRNIVGRYGSLNMKTCK; this is encoded by the coding sequence ATGAAATGGCTTTTCGCCGCCCTCGTGGCACTCAACATCATCGTCTTCGGCGGCATGATTACGCACCGCCTCAACAACGCCAAATCCCCCAACGCCGCCCCCGTAGAAGGCGGCGCCCACGAACTCGCCCAACCTGAATCCCTGCGCCCGCAGCAAGCTCCCGCGCCTGCCGACAACGCGCAACCCGACTGGCTGCAAACCGACGAAACACAAGCCGACCTGCCAGAGCCTGAATCCGAAGAAGCCATAGCCGAACGCAAGAAAAAAGAAGAAGAGGAACAGGCGCGCCGCGAAAAAGAAAAAAAAGAACGTGAAGAAAAAGCCCGCCGCGAAAAAGAAAAAGCCGCCGCCGAAAACACCAACCCGGCTGCTGCCGCCAACGAAAATCCTGCCGCCAAAAACGCATCCGCCGCCCGCCAATGTACGTCTAACGCCAGCGTTACCCTGGATGAAGACGACTACCACCGCATCAAAGGCCTGCTGACCCGCTGGCCGCACGCCGCCAGCCGCACCGTAGAAAAACGCGGCGCATCGAAAGACCACGCCGCCAAAACCTTCCGCGTCGTACTGCCCGCCGACAGCGAAGCCATGAACCGCCTCGAAGCCCTCGGCAACAAAGGCTTCAACGGCACGCTCCACAACGGCGAAATCAGCCTCGGCGTCATGAAAAGCCGTTCCTCCGCCCAAGTCCTCATCTCGCGCCTGTCCGCAGCAGGTTTCGGCGGCGCGCGCATCGTCGAACAAGACGACAAAGGCAACGCCGCCGACAGCACCCTCAGCGTCTCCCGCATGACCGTCATCTTCATGTCGGTCGATGAAAAGGACGCACAGGAAATCCGCAACATCGTCGGCCGCTACGGCAGCCTGAATATGAAAACCTGCAAATAA
- the nhaC gene encoding Na+/H+ antiporter NhaC, giving the protein MFTFKSLLDMPRGEALAVVVALIGAMGYTIISLGWLPHMSIIAAITVLILYGLARGLKYNDMQKGMVGAVGQGMGAIYLFFFIGLMVSALMMSGAIPTLMYYGFGLISPTYFYFSAFALCSVIGVSIGSSLTTCATVGVAFMGMAAAFHADLAMTAGAIVSGAFFGDKMSPLSDTTGISASIVGIDLFEHIKNMMYTTIPAWLISAALMLWLLPNVAAHDLNSVESFRSQLEATGLVHGYSLIPFALLVVLALLRINAVVAMLFTILAALAVTYFHSTPDLNQLGTWFYGGYKLEGEAFQDIAKLISRGGLESMFFTQTIVILGMSLGGLLFTLGVIPSLLDAIRAFLTTAGRATFSVAATSVGVNFLIGEQYLSILLSGETFKPVYDKLGLHSRNLSRTLEDAGTVINPLVPWSVCGVFISHALGVPVWEYLPYAFFCYLSLILTLLFGWTGLTLSKKETA; this is encoded by the coding sequence ATGTTTACATTCAAATCACTGCTCGATATGCCGCGCGGAGAAGCTCTTGCCGTCGTCGTGGCGTTAATCGGGGCGATGGGTTACACCATCATTTCGCTGGGCTGGCTGCCCCATATGTCCATCATTGCCGCCATTACCGTCCTTATCCTCTACGGTCTCGCGCGCGGGTTGAAATATAACGACATGCAAAAAGGCATGGTCGGCGCGGTGGGGCAGGGCATGGGCGCGATTTACCTGTTTTTCTTCATCGGGCTGATGGTCAGCGCGCTGATGATGAGCGGCGCGATTCCAACGCTGATGTATTACGGTTTCGGGCTTATTTCCCCTACTTATTTCTATTTCTCCGCCTTTGCGCTCTGTTCCGTCATCGGTGTGTCCATCGGCAGCAGTTTGACCACTTGCGCCACCGTCGGCGTTGCCTTTATGGGCATGGCGGCGGCGTTTCATGCCGATTTGGCGATGACGGCGGGTGCGATTGTTTCCGGCGCGTTCTTTGGCGACAAAATGTCCCCGCTCTCCGATACCACGGGTATTTCCGCCTCCATCGTCGGCATTGATTTGTTCGAACACATCAAAAACATGATGTACACCACCATTCCCGCGTGGCTCATCAGCGCGGCATTGATGCTGTGGCTCTTGCCCAATGTTGCCGCCCACGATTTGAACAGCGTCGAATCCTTCCGCAGCCAGCTTGAAGCGACGGGCTTGGTGCACGGCTATTCGCTGATTCCGTTTGCGCTGTTGGTCGTGCTGGCGCTGTTGCGCATCAACGCCGTTGTCGCCATGCTCTTCACCATCCTCGCCGCGCTTGCGGTAACTTATTTCCACAGCACGCCCGACTTGAACCAGCTCGGCACATGGTTTTACGGCGGCTACAAACTCGAAGGCGAAGCGTTTCAAGACATCGCCAAACTCATTTCGCGCGGCGGTTTGGAAAGCATGTTCTTCACGCAAACCATCGTGATTCTCGGCATGAGTTTGGGTGGATTATTGTTTACGCTCGGCGTGATTCCGTCGCTGCTGGACGCCATCCGCGCGTTCCTGACCACCGCCGGACGCGCCACATTCAGCGTTGCCGCTACGTCGGTCGGCGTCAATTTCCTTATCGGCGAACAATATTTGAGTATTTTGCTTTCCGGCGAAACCTTCAAACCCGTGTACGACAAGCTCGGACTGCATTCGCGCAACCTTTCGCGCACGCTGGAAGACGCGGGTACGGTCATCAATCCGCTTGTGCCGTGGAGCGTCTGCGGCGTGTTCATCAGCCACGCCCTCGGCGTACCCGTTTGGGAATACCTGCCTTACGCCTTCTTCTGCTATCTGAGCCTGATTTTGACGCTGCTGTTCGGCTGGACAGGTCTGACGTTGAGCAAGAAAGAAACCGCGTAA
- a CDS encoding Mor transcription activator family protein, whose translation MGSKSRTTIKGDEVLTYIADKVTEVLNQRAVPKSVVAAAALAVSDGISETFGGQLIYFRSGHSTSSEERRLSIIADFETGNYSRGELASKYGISLQQVYRILKVG comes from the coding sequence ATGGGCAGTAAATCAAGAACAACTATCAAAGGTGATGAAGTTTTAACCTACATTGCCGATAAAGTAACCGAAGTTTTAAATCAGCGCGCCGTTCCTAAATCGGTTGTTGCTGCGGCAGCTTTGGCCGTTTCGGACGGCATATCTGAAACCTTTGGCGGACAACTGATTTACTTTAGAAGCGGGCATTCAACTTCGTCCGAAGAACGCCGTCTTTCAATCATTGCCGATTTTGAAACAGGTAATTATTCGCGTGGTGAATTAGCCTCTAAATACGGTATTTCATTGCAACAAGTCTACCGAATTTTGAAAGTAGGTTGA
- a CDS encoding NADPH-dependent FMN reductase produces the protein MAKKVSILVGSLRKGSFARKVAQNVIPMFPEGYEAQIVEIGGLPLYNFDYDDPAETDFPTPESYTAFRETIKASAGVLFVTPENNRTVPACLKNAIDIGSKPNADVAWKNTPAGIISHSVGKMGGYSSQKNLRLALSYFNMPLTGQPEVFLGNSPTLFDDNGKLIESARSFVQGYIDQLVALIEKNPK, from the coding sequence ATGGCAAAAAAAGTCAGCATTTTAGTAGGCAGCCTGCGTAAAGGCTCGTTTGCCCGCAAAGTGGCGCAAAACGTCATCCCCATGTTCCCCGAAGGCTACGAAGCCCAAATCGTCGAAATCGGCGGCTTGCCGCTCTACAATTTCGACTACGACGACCCCGCCGAAACCGACTTCCCCACGCCCGAAAGCTACACTGCCTTCCGCGAAACCATCAAAGCCTCCGCCGGCGTATTGTTCGTTACCCCCGAAAACAACCGCACCGTCCCCGCCTGCCTGAAAAACGCAATAGACATCGGCTCCAAGCCCAACGCCGACGTCGCCTGGAAAAACACGCCCGCAGGCATCATCAGCCATTCCGTCGGCAAAATGGGCGGTTACAGTTCGCAAAAAAACCTGCGCCTCGCCTTGTCCTACTTCAATATGCCGCTGACCGGACAGCCCGAAGTCTTCCTCGGCAACTCCCCCACCCTGTTTGACGATAACGGCAAACTCATCGAATCGGCACGCAGCTTCGTCCAAGGCTATATCGACCAACTCGTCGCCCTGATCGAGAAAAATCCTAAATAA
- a CDS encoding phage tail tape measure protein — MSSELAVSVVIGAGIRAGFSSIFGRAKNTVKELGSEIQNVTRKQESLGKSIAKGLTTGKSSLGAMRAQYDLLGKSIEKAQAAQRKLNIALGKQEKAKAYRSGLRSEMMDTAGHGAVAAAPIISSVKIFLKEESAETDLKMAMQKSNGSFGAFETVRREVVKLGKELPGTTADFFRLGKALKSQGLSDSLLTNGGLHTSAKLNTVMQMNQEEGGAFFAKLIEARGLNESEFAKAADITQRAYFGFGMNKEDMFESMKYNAPTMNMLNLKGLGNYEKMMAIEGMGAQVGLEGSQFGTNFSMMLDQMAAGPKQLAMAKSGMKKIAKDILEKSNVDFEFFDKSGKFKGLEGMISELEKLKKIKQEQGDEAASIVADELFGAQAKRTALTIAEKGRAGLEANLKLMREQADLDSRIATKTATLGAALESLGGVAEHTAAIFGSAFAPDIQKFAKTAQDFLENTFQPWLQQNKELIKTGAGLFAGLFVGKLAVLGLAYGFSMLMMPVRSVGIAFAKLSASFRLVQLMRLGKVGKMQMFLRMFGMSAKTAAKASSLLSATWRGVLSVGSRFLGVFKGLGTVLMRGLPLFKAFGQGLLAGFGGMFKVFGIFAQTVVLKLVRFLPMLSNAFLMLGRTLLMTPIGLAFTAMATAAYLLYTNWDSVVGGAKLLWQDLGNLVGNVANSVSMFFSAAWTNIQAFFSSGIVNISAQILNWSPIGLFYQTFAAVLNWFGVTLPATFTGFGQMLITGLINGIKAKAAEAIAVMKNFAARLQLGFTIPNRIHSPSRVFMQYGGFLMDGLNIGLKRGQTQPLSQMSRLSDKLQNRIENADLSETALRYSQLSQARQDKEAGIQGKSIGSNAVTIYFNPTYNVNSQNFNPNEAAKMTMRDFENLMKRYQHDLQRRAY; from the coding sequence ATGTCAAGTGAATTAGCAGTCAGTGTTGTTATCGGTGCGGGTATCCGTGCAGGTTTTTCTTCAATTTTCGGACGTGCGAAGAATACCGTTAAGGAATTGGGAAGCGAAATCCAAAACGTAACACGCAAGCAGGAATCTTTGGGCAAGTCTATTGCCAAAGGTTTGACAACCGGAAAAAGCAGCTTAGGGGCGATGCGCGCCCAATACGATTTATTGGGCAAGTCCATTGAAAAAGCGCAGGCAGCTCAAAGAAAGCTGAATATTGCGCTTGGAAAGCAGGAAAAAGCCAAGGCATACCGAAGCGGCTTGCGAAGCGAGATGATGGATACTGCCGGTCATGGGGCGGTTGCCGCCGCGCCCATTATTTCGTCGGTCAAAATCTTTCTGAAAGAAGAATCTGCCGAAACCGATTTAAAAATGGCCATGCAGAAATCAAACGGCAGTTTTGGTGCATTTGAAACGGTTCGCAGGGAGGTCGTGAAACTGGGAAAAGAATTGCCGGGAACAACCGCAGATTTCTTCCGCCTTGGAAAGGCTTTGAAATCCCAAGGTTTATCAGATTCTTTGCTGACAAACGGCGGTTTGCATACATCTGCAAAGCTGAATACCGTGATGCAGATGAATCAAGAGGAAGGCGGCGCGTTCTTTGCTAAATTGATTGAAGCGCGGGGGTTGAACGAAAGTGAATTTGCCAAAGCCGCAGATATAACGCAGCGGGCTTATTTCGGTTTCGGCATGAATAAAGAAGACATGTTCGAATCGATGAAATACAACGCGCCAACGATGAATATGCTGAATCTCAAAGGATTGGGCAATTATGAAAAGATGATGGCCATCGAAGGTATGGGCGCACAAGTCGGATTGGAAGGCAGCCAGTTCGGTACAAATTTTTCCATGATGCTTGACCAAATGGCAGCAGGACCGAAACAGCTTGCTATGGCCAAAAGCGGTATGAAAAAAATTGCCAAAGATATTTTGGAAAAATCCAATGTTGATTTTGAATTTTTCGATAAGTCAGGAAAATTCAAAGGCTTGGAAGGCATGATTTCAGAGTTGGAAAAGCTAAAAAAAATCAAACAGGAACAGGGAGACGAAGCTGCTTCAATTGTGGCTGACGAATTGTTCGGAGCGCAAGCAAAACGGACGGCCTTAACTATTGCTGAAAAAGGTCGTGCCGGTTTGGAAGCGAATCTGAAACTGATGCGTGAACAGGCCGATTTAGATTCACGGATTGCCACGAAAACCGCAACTTTAGGGGCTGCTTTGGAAAGTTTGGGCGGTGTGGCCGAACATACGGCGGCTATTTTCGGCAGTGCTTTTGCACCTGATATTCAAAAATTTGCCAAAACCGCACAGGATTTTTTGGAAAATACTTTCCAGCCATGGCTTCAGCAAAACAAAGAACTGATTAAAACAGGCGCGGGATTATTTGCAGGTTTGTTTGTAGGGAAATTGGCTGTTTTAGGCCTTGCCTACGGGTTTAGTATGCTGATGATGCCCGTTCGTTCAGTAGGTATTGCCTTTGCCAAATTAAGTGCTTCATTCCGTCTTGTTCAACTAATGCGATTGGGTAAAGTCGGAAAAATGCAGATGTTTTTAAGAATGTTCGGAATGTCTGCCAAAACAGCAGCAAAAGCAAGTTCTTTGCTTTCTGCAACATGGCGCGGTGTGCTTTCCGTCGGTTCCCGTTTCCTTGGGGTCTTTAAAGGATTAGGTACTGTTTTAATGCGCGGATTGCCGTTGTTTAAAGCATTTGGACAAGGTTTGCTTGCCGGTTTCGGCGGCATGTTTAAAGTTTTTGGAATTTTTGCGCAAACAGTCGTTTTGAAACTGGTAAGATTTTTGCCTATGTTGAGTAATGCCTTTTTGATGTTGGGGCGGACATTATTGATGACACCGATCGGATTGGCATTTACCGCAATGGCAACAGCTGCATATTTGCTTTATACCAATTGGGATAGTGTTGTCGGCGGTGCTAAATTATTGTGGCAGGATTTAGGGAACTTGGTAGGAAATGTTGCCAATTCGGTAAGTATGTTTTTTAGTGCTGCATGGACAAATATTCAGGCTTTTTTCAGCAGTGGCATAGTGAACATATCTGCCCAAATTCTGAATTGGTCACCTATTGGATTATTTTATCAAACCTTTGCCGCCGTACTGAATTGGTTTGGCGTGACCTTGCCCGCAACATTTACCGGTTTTGGGCAAATGTTGATTACCGGTCTGATTAATGGAATTAAAGCTAAAGCAGCAGAAGCCATTGCGGTAATGAAGAATTTTGCGGCAAGGCTTCAGTTAGGATTTACCATTCCCAACAGAATACATTCCCCAAGTCGTGTATTTATGCAGTATGGCGGCTTTTTAATGGACGGCCTGAATATCGGATTAAAACGAGGGCAAACTCAACCTTTAAGCCAAATGAGCCGTTTATCAGACAAACTGCAAAATAGAATTGAAAATGCCGATTTGTCAGAAACTGCACTTCGATATTCTCAATTATCACAAGCTAGGCAAGATAAAGAAGCGGGCATACAAGGGAAAAGTATAGGTTCAAATGCTGTTACCATCTATTTCAACCCGACATACAATGTGAACAGTCAGAATTTTAATCCTAATGAAGCTGCAAAAATGACGATGCGTGATTTTGAAAATTTAATGAAACGCTATCAACACGACTTACAGCGTCGAGCTTACTAA
- a CDS encoding phage tail assembly protein, with amino-acid sequence MNQMQVKNEAANIQSVKLDYPIRIHTANGEKLLESLPVRRLTVGDLRAVAGLKTDAEQELAMMARITGLVPEDLDLLDLADYQKLQLFFRNSAGGTGGTE; translated from the coding sequence ATGAATCAAATGCAGGTAAAAAACGAAGCGGCAAACATCCAATCGGTAAAATTGGACTACCCTATCCGTATTCACACGGCAAACGGTGAAAAACTGTTGGAATCGTTGCCTGTCCGCCGTTTGACCGTGGGCGATTTGCGCGCGGTTGCCGGTTTGAAAACCGATGCGGAACAGGAACTGGCCATGATGGCTCGTATTACGGGCTTGGTGCCGGAAGACTTGGATTTGCTGGATTTGGCCGATTATCAGAAATTGCAGCTCTTTTTTCGCAATTCCGCAGGTGGAACCGGCGGAACTGAATAA
- a CDS encoding GpE family phage tail protein: protein MEPAELNKAVSDLAWWYGWPPEVMYRMTLAEFNGWLEQATRQIKAGYVKS, encoded by the coding sequence GTGGAACCGGCGGAACTGAATAAAGCGGTTTCTGATTTGGCGTGGTGGTACGGTTGGCCGCCTGAAGTGATGTACCGCATGACTTTAGCGGAATTTAACGGCTGGCTGGAACAGGCAACGCGCCAAATCAAAGCAGGATATGTGAAATCATGA
- a CDS encoding cyclic pyranopterin monophosphate synthase MoaC produces the protein MFNFNSVRENDKRQPTVRTAVASGSINMSTSAIKVLAENATQNAGILNVARVAAVQGIKQVGLIVPLYQPAVLQHVRVDFDVDLELAYVKATVTVTSEVGKSITTEAVTGVNIALISIYDMMKEVDQSMMMTRIHLESESGGERGPFVFDDAYENIEF, from the coding sequence ATGTTCAACTTCAATTCCGTACGCGAAAACGACAAACGCCAACCCACCGTCCGCACCGCCGTGGCAAGCGGCTCCATCAACATGAGCACCTCCGCCATCAAAGTTTTGGCGGAAAACGCCACCCAAAACGCAGGCATCCTCAACGTCGCCCGTGTTGCCGCCGTCCAAGGCATCAAGCAGGTCGGACTGATTGTCCCGCTTTACCAACCCGCTGTCTTGCAACACGTCCGCGTCGATTTCGATGTCGATCTCGAACTCGCCTACGTCAAAGCTACCGTAACCGTCACTTCGGAAGTCGGCAAAAGCATCACGACCGAAGCCGTCACCGGTGTCAACATCGCCCTCATATCCATCTACGACATGATGAAAGAAGTCGACCAGTCCATGATGATGACCCGCATCCACCTCGAATCCGAAAGCGGCGGCGAACGCGGCCCGTTTGTATTCGACGATGCCTACGAAAACATCGAATTCTGA
- a CDS encoding PepSY domain-containing protein translates to MDTSQPAPRSDQQANRRYLTVWRWHFYFGLLVAPFLTLLAITGLGMLLFANITGKEGERINVTPQAQVQPLSAQAEAARQSVNPETASVVQYIAPRADDMVAVFRVNNDDKATMVAVDPYTAKVVSSMPRNEGWYHTMDGIHGDMMLGTAGDYLIETAASLTILMMITGIYLWWAKQRSLKSMLVPQTGKGRTWWRSMHGAFGTWVSLILLLFCLSGVAWAGIWGGKFVQSWSQFPAGKWGVEPNPVSVVPTHGDALNDGKTKEVPWILELTPMPVSGTTKGENGINPSEPMTLETVDRFAREIGFKGRYQLNLPKGETGVWTLSKDSMSYDMVSPTADRTVHIDQYSGKILADIRFDDYNFFGKFMAASIALHMGTLGWWSVLANVLFCLAVIFICVSGCVMWWKRRPSKAGGLVPPAQKIELPVWWAMAVPLLIVAVLFPTAIAAIVVIWLLDTVLLSRIPVLSRWFK, encoded by the coding sequence ATGGACACATCCCAACCTGCGCCCCGTTCCGACCAACAAGCCAACCGCCGCTATCTGACCGTGTGGCGGTGGCATTTTTATTTCGGGCTATTGGTCGCGCCCTTTCTGACCCTGCTTGCCATCACAGGTCTGGGCATGCTTCTATTCGCCAACATTACCGGCAAAGAGGGTGAGCGTATAAACGTTACCCCGCAGGCGCAGGTGCAGCCTTTGTCGGCGCAGGCGGAAGCGGCGCGGCAGTCTGTGAACCCTGAAACCGCTTCGGTGGTGCAATATATCGCGCCGCGCGCCGACGATATGGTTGCCGTGTTCCGCGTGAACAACGACGACAAAGCGACCATGGTCGCCGTCGATCCTTACACGGCGAAAGTCGTCAGTTCCATGCCGCGCAATGAGGGCTGGTATCACACGATGGACGGAATCCACGGCGATATGATGCTCGGCACGGCGGGCGATTACCTGATAGAAACTGCCGCGTCGCTGACCATCCTGATGATGATCACGGGGATTTATCTTTGGTGGGCGAAACAGCGCAGCCTGAAATCCATGCTTGTGCCGCAAACGGGCAAAGGACGCACATGGTGGCGTAGCATGCACGGCGCATTCGGTACTTGGGTTTCTTTGATTTTATTGCTGTTCTGCCTGTCTGGTGTTGCTTGGGCGGGCATTTGGGGCGGTAAGTTCGTTCAGTCTTGGAGCCAGTTCCCCGCCGGCAAATGGGGGGTCGAACCGAACCCCGTATCCGTCGTGCCGACCCACGGCGATGCGTTGAACGACGGCAAAACCAAAGAAGTGCCGTGGATTCTGGAACTCACGCCCATGCCTGTTTCCGGTACGACGAAGGGCGAAAACGGCATCAATCCGAGCGAACCGATGACCTTGGAAACGGTTGACCGCTTCGCCCGCGAAATCGGTTTCAAAGGCCGCTACCAGCTCAACCTGCCCAAAGGCGAAACGGGCGTGTGGACGCTGTCGAAGGATTCGATGAGCTACGACATGGTCAGCCCGACCGCCGACCGCACGGTGCACATCGACCAATACAGCGGCAAAATCCTGGCCGACATCCGTTTCGACGATTACAACTTCTTCGGCAAATTCATGGCGGCGAGCATCGCGCTGCACATGGGGACGCTGGGCTGGTGGAGCGTGCTGGCGAACGTCTTGTTCTGCCTGGCGGTTATTTTCATCTGCGTCAGCGGCTGCGTGATGTGGTGGAAACGCCGCCCGTCCAAAGCGGGCGGACTGGTACCTCCGGCGCAGAAAATCGAGCTGCCGGTATGGTGGGCAATGGCTGTGCCGCTTTTGATTGTGGCAGTGTTGTTCCCGACCGCCATCGCCGCCATCGTCGTGATTTGGCTCTTGGATACGGTGTTGCTGTCGCGGATTCCGGTGCTGTCGAGGTGGTTCAAATGA